From Schaalia sp. ZJ405, one genomic window encodes:
- the htpX gene encoding zinc metalloprotease HtpX translates to MTRRSYHNGLKTTVLLASMWAILLLIGAVIAQGTGRAWWIWVFAGIGLVQTGIAYWNSASIALRSMNAYAVTEAERPDLYRIVRELSERAGQPMPSLWIAPTQTPNAFATGRDPQHAAVCCTEGILELLNERELRGVLGHELMHVYNRDILTSSVAAAMGGIITSIAQFLMFFGAGNRRDNNGGVGVLAAIAMSLLAPIAATLIQFSISRTREFDADEDGAQLTSDPLALASALRKLDHMTERRPMQPTPANQNVAAMMIANPFRGQGMRALFSTHPPMDQRIERLEKIAGY, encoded by the coding sequence ATGACGCGTCGCAGTTATCACAACGGCTTGAAAACCACGGTGCTTCTGGCGTCGATGTGGGCGATTCTTCTCCTGATCGGCGCAGTGATCGCTCAAGGAACAGGACGGGCGTGGTGGATCTGGGTTTTTGCTGGAATCGGCCTCGTCCAGACGGGCATTGCCTACTGGAATTCCGCATCAATCGCACTGCGGTCAATGAATGCGTACGCCGTGACCGAGGCGGAACGTCCCGATCTCTACCGGATCGTTCGGGAACTGTCGGAGCGGGCAGGTCAGCCGATGCCGTCGCTATGGATTGCGCCAACTCAGACACCGAACGCTTTTGCCACGGGGCGTGATCCTCAACACGCTGCGGTGTGCTGCACCGAAGGCATCCTTGAGCTGCTCAATGAGAGGGAACTGCGCGGCGTCCTCGGCCATGAACTGATGCACGTGTACAACCGCGATATCCTCACGTCCTCAGTGGCGGCCGCGATGGGCGGAATCATCACGTCGATCGCACAGTTCCTCATGTTCTTCGGGGCAGGGAACCGACGCGACAACAACGGGGGAGTGGGAGTGCTCGCCGCCATCGCCATGTCACTTCTTGCCCCCATCGCCGCCACGCTCATTCAGTTTTCCATTTCGCGAACCCGTGAGTTCGATGCGGACGAGGACGGGGCGCAGCTGACGTCGGATCCCCTAGCTCTGGCCTCGGCGCTGCGCAAACTTGATCACATGACCGAGCGCAGGCCTATGCAGCCAACACCGGCGAATCAGAATGTTGCGGCAATGATGATTGCCAACCCATTCCGCGGCCAGGGGATGCGCGCTCTCTTCTCCACGCACCCGCCGATGGATCAACGCATCGAACGTTTAGAAAAGATCGCCGGATACTGA
- a CDS encoding adenosine deaminase — MPARHKSSARPAFDLTTATPPPPGRRDPSTLPKAHLHLHFTGAMRPQTLIELAEDAGIRLPQHLVELDPLKVPADGRGWFRFQRSYDAARHLVRSEEVMRRIVREAAEDDAREGSVRLEMQVDPTSYAPWVGGITPALEIILDEARAASKTTGVDVAIIVAASRIRHPLDARILARLAAQYVGDGVGDVVGFGLSNDERVGTTSEFSAAFHIARRAGLASLPHGGELLGPQSVREIVAALSPARLGHGVRVSEDLELLDRLASSGVAFEVCPTSNVHLGVYPDFAHVPLPTLMEHGVKIALGADDPLLFHSRLVAQYAAARDAFDFSDAQLADLARESIDASLASPSRKAQWRGQIVAWLATEPGTEDGGGQQGCGPASSSSIPSS; from the coding sequence ATGCCCGCCCGGCACAAAAGTTCAGCGCGTCCGGCCTTCGACCTGACCACAGCTACACCTCCACCCCCCGGACGACGAGACCCATCAACGCTCCCCAAGGCTCACCTCCACCTCCATTTCACTGGGGCAATGCGACCGCAGACACTCATCGAGCTTGCCGAGGACGCCGGGATTCGTCTTCCTCAGCACCTCGTTGAACTCGACCCGCTGAAAGTCCCCGCGGATGGGCGTGGATGGTTCAGATTCCAGCGTTCCTACGATGCTGCACGCCACCTCGTCCGCTCCGAAGAAGTCATGCGCCGCATCGTTCGCGAGGCCGCCGAGGACGATGCCCGCGAAGGCTCCGTTCGACTTGAGATGCAGGTGGATCCAACGTCTTACGCCCCCTGGGTTGGGGGAATCACTCCGGCCCTCGAAATCATCCTCGATGAAGCTCGCGCAGCCTCGAAAACCACCGGGGTGGATGTCGCAATCATTGTTGCGGCGTCACGTATCCGTCACCCCTTGGACGCGCGGATCCTCGCTCGCCTCGCTGCGCAATACGTTGGCGACGGAGTTGGCGACGTCGTCGGATTCGGCTTGTCCAACGATGAGCGCGTGGGAACAACATCGGAGTTCTCTGCGGCATTCCACATCGCGCGTCGTGCCGGTCTGGCCTCACTACCTCATGGCGGAGAATTACTGGGACCGCAATCCGTCAGGGAAATCGTTGCGGCTCTGAGCCCCGCACGACTCGGCCACGGCGTGCGCGTCAGTGAAGACCTGGAACTTCTTGATCGTCTTGCCAGTTCCGGTGTGGCCTTCGAGGTGTGCCCCACGTCGAACGTTCACCTGGGGGTCTATCCGGACTTTGCTCACGTTCCGTTACCAACGCTCATGGAACACGGTGTGAAAATCGCCCTGGGCGCAGATGACCCTCTGCTCTTCCATTCGCGCCTTGTGGCGCAGTATGCGGCAGCTCGTGATGCCTTCGACTTCAGTGACGCACAGCTGGCCGACCTGGCCCGTGAGTCAATTGACGCATCGCTGGCATCACCGTCTCGAAAAGCACAGTGGCGAGGACAGATCGTCGCATGGCTTGCCACAGAACCGGGAACCGAGGACGGCGGAGGTCAGCAGGGATGCGGACCTGCCTCCTCGAGTTCGATACCGAGCTCCTAG
- the rpmG gene encoding 50S ribosomal protein L33, with protein MASKSQDVRPKITLACSECKERNYITKKNRRNTPDRLELAKYCPRCRKSVMHRETR; from the coding sequence GTGGCAAGCAAGTCTCAGGACGTTCGCCCCAAGATCACTCTGGCCTGCTCGGAGTGCAAGGAGCGCAACTACATCACGAAGAAGAACCGTCGGAACACGCCGGATCGTCTCGAACTGGCAAAGTACTGCCCGCGTTGCCGCAAGTCGGTGATGCACCGCGAGACACGCTGA
- a CDS encoding FAD-dependent oxidoreductase, with translation MASLNVAVIGAGPAGIYASDILSKSGLEVNIDLFERLPAPYGLVRYGVAPDHPRIKQIIVALYRILQRGDIRLLGNVEIGRDVTIDDLREHYDAIIVATGADRDAPLDIPGIDLPESYGAADFVSWYDGHPDYPRTWPLEAQEVAVIGVGNVALDVARVLAKHAEDMMVTEVPENVAEGLARNPVTDVHVFGRRGPAQVKFTPLELRELGKVPDVDVIVSEEDFDFDEGSQKALRESNQQRQVVKTLTNYASVDPQEHRASRRIHIHLFESPAEILGDESGHVKALRTERTELTGDGSVRGTGVKTTWPVQAVYRAVGYYSSPIEGLPFDRERGVVPNDEGRVLAHAGAEDEVLTGIYATGWIKRGPVGLIGSTKSDAQQTIAHLVEDANAGKLHATTPRVGHEAMVALLDERGVEYTTWQGWELLDAYEKELGEKFGELPNGRGIRERVKVVSRRAMTDISRATGDGAAASSSLIGDMGEMGVPSAPERFDDYTGPGRRTSKGS, from the coding sequence TTGGCATCACTGAATGTCGCGGTAATCGGCGCAGGCCCGGCAGGTATTTACGCATCGGATATCTTGTCGAAATCGGGACTTGAGGTGAACATCGACCTCTTCGAGCGTCTCCCCGCACCCTACGGCCTTGTTCGCTACGGCGTTGCCCCCGATCATCCGCGCATCAAGCAGATCATCGTTGCTCTGTATCGAATTCTCCAACGCGGTGACATCCGTCTCCTAGGAAACGTTGAAATCGGTCGGGACGTGACGATCGATGACCTGCGTGAACACTACGACGCCATCATCGTTGCAACGGGAGCAGACCGAGATGCTCCCCTCGATATCCCGGGAATCGATCTTCCCGAGTCCTACGGTGCCGCTGACTTTGTGTCCTGGTACGACGGACATCCCGATTACCCCCGGACATGGCCGCTGGAGGCACAGGAGGTTGCCGTTATCGGTGTGGGCAACGTCGCCCTCGACGTTGCCCGAGTGCTTGCAAAGCACGCAGAGGACATGATGGTCACGGAGGTCCCCGAGAACGTTGCCGAGGGTCTGGCACGCAATCCGGTGACGGATGTCCACGTCTTCGGCCGTCGCGGTCCCGCGCAGGTGAAGTTCACTCCTCTTGAGCTCCGTGAGCTCGGCAAGGTTCCCGATGTTGATGTCATCGTCTCCGAAGAAGATTTCGACTTTGACGAGGGCTCGCAAAAGGCACTGCGCGAATCAAATCAGCAGCGTCAGGTTGTCAAAACATTAACGAACTACGCGTCGGTGGATCCCCAGGAGCACCGGGCATCACGCCGCATCCACATTCATCTTTTTGAGTCTCCGGCAGAGATTCTTGGTGATGAATCCGGACATGTGAAAGCCCTGCGCACCGAACGCACAGAGTTGACCGGTGACGGCAGTGTGCGCGGCACGGGTGTGAAAACAACGTGGCCAGTCCAAGCGGTCTACCGCGCAGTCGGCTACTACTCATCGCCGATTGAGGGCTTACCTTTTGACCGGGAACGCGGCGTCGTCCCCAACGACGAAGGTCGTGTGCTCGCTCATGCGGGAGCCGAGGACGAGGTTCTCACCGGCATCTACGCAACGGGATGGATCAAGAGAGGCCCCGTCGGTCTCATCGGCTCAACGAAGTCGGACGCGCAGCAAACCATTGCTCACCTCGTCGAAGACGCGAACGCCGGTAAGCTCCACGCGACAACACCACGTGTTGGCCATGAGGCGATGGTTGCGCTCCTGGACGAACGCGGAGTCGAATACACCACCTGGCAGGGGTGGGAACTCCTCGACGCCTACGAGAAGGAACTCGGCGAGAAATTCGGAGAACTCCCCAACGGTCGCGGAATCCGTGAACGCGTCAAAGTTGTGTCGCGGCGCGCGATGACGGATATCTCACGGGCAACAGGTGACGGTGCGGCTGCGTCCTCGTCCCTGATTGGAGACATGGGAGAAATGGGGGTTCCCAGTGCCCCCGAACGCTTCGATGACTACACGGGTCCAGGTCGGCGCACCTCAAAGGGTTCCTGA
- a CDS encoding alpha/beta hydrolase, translating into MDLHFLRANSAKPHGTVLVAHGYAEHSGRYFPLFDALTASGYDVAYYDHAGHGTASGPRARVDVGRLIKDHLDARRIVLTHARTRDIFLFGHSMGGLITGASTLIDSSHLRGTVLSGPAFRPISGISPDLARKLLPLARMCPGLIASPGDLPNAESKLSRDPAVQAEFDADILNWHGGVALLTGATMLVQGDESIRHAHRLSTPMLILHGDQDRLAHLDGSREFVAAALEAHPDLDLELRIIPGAYHEVLNEPEGPQLITDIVEWLNAHR; encoded by the coding sequence ATGGACCTCCACTTTCTTCGCGCAAATTCAGCAAAGCCCCACGGGACCGTCTTAGTAGCCCACGGTTACGCCGAACATTCAGGCCGCTATTTCCCTCTTTTCGATGCGCTAACAGCCTCCGGCTACGACGTCGCCTACTACGATCATGCGGGTCACGGCACCGCATCCGGTCCGCGAGCGCGCGTCGACGTCGGACGACTCATCAAGGATCACCTCGATGCCCGCCGCATCGTGCTCACGCATGCTCGTACTCGTGACATTTTCCTCTTCGGACACTCAATGGGAGGACTGATCACCGGGGCTTCAACACTCATTGACTCCTCCCACTTGCGCGGCACCGTTCTCTCAGGGCCAGCTTTCCGCCCCATATCGGGGATTAGTCCCGACCTTGCGCGCAAGCTCCTCCCCCTCGCGCGAATGTGCCCGGGCCTCATCGCATCCCCCGGCGACTTACCGAACGCCGAATCCAAGCTGTCGCGTGACCCGGCGGTTCAAGCTGAGTTCGATGCCGACATTCTCAACTGGCACGGCGGGGTCGCTCTGCTCACCGGAGCGACAATGCTCGTCCAGGGCGACGAATCGATCCGTCATGCTCACCGCCTATCAACGCCCATGCTCATCCTCCACGGGGATCAGGACCGCCTCGCCCATCTCGACGGGTCACGGGAATTCGTTGCTGCGGCGCTCGAGGCCCACCCCGACCTCGACCTTGAGCTGCGGATCATCCCCGGTGCCTACCACGAGGTACTCAACGAGCCGGAAGGACCGCAGCTCATCACCGACATCGTCGAATGGCTGAACGCACACCGATGA
- a CDS encoding UDP-N-acetylmuramate dehydrogenase — MSAPTLADLTTLRVGGPVAQFVRSQSESEFIEAVAQADATGLPLLVIGGGSNLLASDAPFEGVVVSHGVAAITQHPAPAVGAGPLPDGEGAPVSSDTSGDEDEAVRVIASAGTTWDELVAWTVDRGLSGLEALSGIPGTVGAAPVQNIGAYGHEVAEFLESIRAWDRQEHREVTLTREQMAFGYRTSVIKRSILESGWGPTGRWVVLEVTFRLCRSHLSAPILYSQLASSLDVEQGDVVASRRVREAVLSLRASKGMVLTPGDHDTWSAGSFFTNPIIPSSAASVIDEDAPRYPAGEAADGTPLVKTSAAWLIEHAGFTKGFALPGEGRAALSSRHVLALTNRGGATAREIADLARAIQRGVEDTFGIHLVPEPVCLGIDL, encoded by the coding sequence ATGTCCGCCCCGACCCTCGCTGACCTGACGACGCTACGTGTCGGCGGCCCTGTCGCTCAATTTGTCCGCTCCCAATCCGAGAGCGAATTCATCGAGGCGGTTGCCCAGGCGGATGCCACGGGTCTGCCTCTGCTCGTCATCGGCGGTGGATCGAATCTCCTCGCCTCGGACGCTCCCTTTGAGGGGGTCGTTGTCTCCCACGGCGTCGCTGCCATTACTCAGCACCCCGCACCCGCGGTCGGTGCGGGTCCTCTTCCTGATGGAGAGGGCGCCCCGGTGTCCTCGGATACTTCGGGGGACGAGGACGAGGCTGTCCGTGTGATCGCTTCCGCAGGGACGACCTGGGACGAACTTGTTGCCTGGACCGTTGACCGTGGTCTGTCGGGACTTGAGGCGTTGTCGGGGATCCCTGGGACAGTCGGTGCAGCTCCCGTGCAAAACATCGGCGCATACGGTCACGAAGTCGCTGAGTTCCTTGAAAGCATTCGGGCGTGGGATCGGCAGGAACACCGCGAGGTGACGCTCACGCGTGAGCAGATGGCTTTCGGCTACCGAACCTCCGTGATCAAGCGTTCGATCCTGGAAAGCGGATGGGGACCAACGGGACGATGGGTTGTCCTTGAGGTGACCTTCCGGCTTTGTCGATCACACCTGAGCGCTCCGATCCTGTACAGCCAGCTTGCGAGCAGTCTCGACGTGGAACAGGGTGACGTGGTCGCTTCTCGTCGCGTCCGTGAAGCTGTCCTGAGCCTGCGTGCCTCAAAGGGGATGGTCCTCACCCCAGGTGATCACGACACGTGGTCCGCGGGGTCGTTCTTCACGAACCCGATCATCCCCTCATCTGCGGCATCGGTCATTGACGAGGACGCCCCGCGGTATCCCGCGGGGGAAGCCGCTGATGGCACCCCCCTGGTGAAAACATCGGCGGCGTGGCTTATCGAACACGCGGGATTTACGAAGGGGTTCGCGCTTCCGGGCGAGGGACGGGCTGCGTTATCGTCGCGTCATGTGCTCGCGCTGACAAACCGTGGGGGAGCCACAGCACGCGAGATCGCCGATCTTGCCCGCGCCATTCAGCGGGGCGTGGAGGACACTTTCGGGATCCATCTTGTCCCCGAGCCGGTCTGCCTCGGTATTGACCTCTAG